A genomic window from Ruminiclostridium cellulolyticum H10 includes:
- a CDS encoding type II secretion system F family protein has translation MANYIYNAKTKSGETVSGNVEASDVNMAIAFVKDRGYFPMAVYENTGPGKEIEFKVHKRVKVKDLSILCRQFHTMLNAGVSVIGCLDLLRSQTQNPTLRDAMSQLYDDVQKGKTLSESMKLLSKVFPVLMVSMVEVGEVSGTLEQVLERLSVQFEKDIKVKSKVSTAMMYPAVIGCIALVMVTFMIVFIVPKFVSMVNSVGGTLPMPTRIILFISGLFTNPLFLLGFALVIVAGVWGFRRFKSTEYGKHLIDSLIFKMPMVGANVQKILASRFTRTLSTLLKSGVSLVHALEVVDGVVNNQIVSRGLIKVKESIKMGSNLAAPLEKMGIFPLMVTHMISVGEEAGSLDSIMEKVADFYDEEVETSVSKLVAMMEPLLMMVLAIIVGFIVVAMILPIFSMYQGVGQ, from the coding sequence TTGGCTAATTATATTTATAATGCTAAAACCAAGTCAGGTGAAACAGTATCCGGCAATGTGGAAGCATCCGACGTCAATATGGCAATAGCTTTTGTCAAAGACCGAGGATATTTCCCTATGGCAGTGTATGAAAATACCGGACCGGGTAAGGAAATTGAGTTTAAGGTACATAAAAGAGTAAAGGTTAAAGACCTGTCTATTTTGTGCCGGCAATTTCATACTATGCTTAATGCGGGAGTTTCAGTTATCGGATGTCTTGATTTACTTCGCAGCCAAACTCAGAATCCCACCTTGCGTGATGCAATGTCACAACTTTATGATGATGTACAGAAGGGAAAAACACTTTCTGAATCAATGAAATTACTTTCAAAGGTTTTTCCGGTACTAATGGTCAGCATGGTCGAAGTGGGTGAGGTAAGTGGAACTCTTGAACAAGTTCTGGAAAGACTATCCGTACAGTTTGAAAAAGACATCAAAGTTAAGTCAAAGGTTTCAACTGCTATGATGTATCCGGCGGTTATTGGGTGTATTGCCTTGGTAATGGTTACGTTTATGATTGTCTTTATAGTACCTAAGTTTGTAAGTATGGTTAACAGTGTTGGAGGAACACTTCCAATGCCTACCAGAATAATATTATTTATAAGCGGACTTTTTACCAACCCTTTGTTTTTGCTGGGATTCGCTCTGGTTATTGTAGCTGGTGTGTGGGGATTCAGAAGGTTTAAAAGTACGGAATACGGTAAACATTTGATCGACAGTCTTATTTTTAAAATGCCAATGGTTGGTGCAAATGTCCAGAAGATTTTGGCTTCACGTTTTACAAGAACCTTGAGCACCTTACTCAAATCAGGAGTTTCTCTGGTTCATGCACTTGAGGTTGTAGACGGTGTAGTAAACAACCAAATTGTTTCCAGAGGTCTTATAAAGGTTAAAGAAAGTATTAAAATGGGTTCAAATTTGGCAGCACCTCTTGAGAAAATGGGGATTTTCCCGCTGATGGTAACTCACATGATCAGTGTCGGAGAAGAAGCAGGTTCTCTTGATTCCATCATGGAAAAGGTGGCAGATTTCTATGATGAGGAAGTGGAAACATCTGTAAGCAAACTGGTTGCTATGATGGAACCGCTTCTGATGATGGTACTTGCGATTATTGTAGGCTTTATTGTTGTAGCAATGATATTGCCCATTTTCAGTATGTATCAGGGTGTGGGCCAATAA
- a CDS encoding type IV pilus twitching motility protein PilT, with protein MLSLEDLLKKTLEFGASDLHLTVGIPPTIRKNGRLSTIGEEKLMPSDTETFVRSMLNEEQWRKYQDTGELDLSFALKGMGRFRVNVYKQRGTCCAAIRMVNLVIPSIEELGLPNIIMDMSRKTKGMILVTGPTGSGKSTTLALLIDLINKNRDCHILTLEDPIEYLHKHNKSIVNQREIGNDSQSYSAALRAALREDPDVILVGEMRDTETIAIAVTAAETGHLVLSTLHTIGAANTIDRIIDVFPPYQQQQIKVQLSTVIQSVISQQLLPRKDKLGRVPAIEIMVATPAVRNLIREGKTYQINSQIQTGAKFGMQAMDSSLASLYKKGIISQEDAMTYAMDPDNIIRYMG; from the coding sequence ATGCTTTCATTAGAGGATTTGCTAAAAAAAACTTTGGAATTTGGTGCTTCTGACTTACATTTAACAGTAGGGATTCCCCCAACTATCAGAAAGAACGGCAGACTTTCTACCATAGGTGAGGAAAAACTCATGCCCTCGGATACTGAAACGTTTGTCAGAAGTATGCTCAATGAAGAACAGTGGAGGAAATATCAGGATACAGGAGAACTTGATCTTTCATTTGCACTTAAAGGTATGGGAAGATTCAGAGTTAATGTTTACAAGCAAAGAGGTACCTGCTGTGCTGCTATAAGAATGGTAAACCTTGTTATTCCTTCAATTGAGGAACTTGGATTGCCAAATATAATTATGGATATGAGCAGGAAAACCAAGGGAATGATTTTAGTTACCGGCCCTACCGGAAGTGGAAAGTCAACGACTCTGGCTTTGCTTATTGATTTGATAAACAAAAATAGGGACTGCCATATACTTACTTTGGAGGATCCCATAGAGTATCTTCACAAACACAATAAATCCATTGTTAATCAAAGAGAAATAGGAAATGATTCGCAATCCTATTCTGCTGCACTTAGAGCGGCTTTAAGAGAAGACCCTGATGTTATTCTGGTGGGAGAGATGCGAGATACCGAAACTATAGCTATAGCTGTTACTGCTGCCGAAACAGGACACTTGGTTCTGTCTACTCTGCATACTATCGGAGCGGCTAATACAATTGACAGAATAATAGATGTTTTCCCCCCATACCAGCAGCAGCAGATAAAAGTTCAGCTTTCTACGGTTATTCAGTCTGTTATTTCGCAGCAGCTTCTTCCGAGAAAAGATAAGCTCGGAAGAGTGCCCGCTATTGAAATTATGGTAGCTACTCCTGCGGTAAGAAATTTAATCCGTGAGGGTAAAACATATCAGATTAATTCTCAGATTCAGACAGGTGCAAAATTCGGAATGCAGGCAATGGACTCGAGTCTGGCAAGTTTGTATAAAAAAGGTATCATAAGTCAGGAAGATGCAATGACTTATGCCATGGACCCAGACAATATTATCAGATACATGGGGTAA
- a CDS encoding GspE/PulE family protein, translating into MFNKTRKRLGDLLLEVEMITPNQLESAIEVQKKTSEKLGSILTKLGYVTEDDIIQVLEFQLGIPHVKLEKYNIDKSAYLAIPESIARRYGLIPIKKENGTLTVAMSDPLNVFAIDDLNIYSGMVIQPVIASFDDISKAIDKYYSAQKAMKAVEEFKKEQVSTIKINSDTTEEQNIEEINNAPAVKVINSIIEQAVRNRASDIHIEPFEEYIKIRFRTDGQLCEIMRPEIDIMPAISARIKIIGGMNIAEKRLPQDGRISIEVDGREYDLRVSILPTIFGEKIVIRIADKKAFVLSRSQLGFNEYEEKQFHKMLLNPHGIILVTGPTGSGKTTTLYSAISEINSPDINIITVEDPVECVIEGVNHVQVNTKTGMTFATGLRSILRQDPDVIMIGEIRDRETAEIAVRAAITGHLVLSTLHTNDAPSSVLRLIDMGIEPYMVSSSIVGVIAQRLYKKICNNCKIEYTANDDEKRILGITDKETVLYKGRGCPMCNRTGYRGRHGVYELISITKKHKEMISNRCSEVELRNYSIQNGMVTLRDNLVKKVLAGDTTIDELVRIAYSND; encoded by the coding sequence GAAGTCGAAATGATAACCCCAAATCAGCTTGAGTCCGCTATTGAAGTGCAGAAAAAAACCAGTGAAAAGCTAGGTTCTATACTTACAAAGCTAGGCTATGTTACTGAGGATGATATAATTCAAGTCCTTGAATTTCAACTTGGTATTCCACATGTTAAACTTGAAAAATATAATATTGATAAGTCAGCTTATTTAGCAATACCTGAGAGTATTGCTAGGAGGTATGGGCTGATTCCTATTAAAAAGGAAAACGGAACTTTGACTGTTGCAATGAGTGATCCTCTCAATGTGTTTGCAATAGATGACTTAAATATTTATTCAGGCATGGTGATACAGCCTGTTATTGCAAGCTTTGACGATATTTCCAAAGCAATAGACAAATACTACAGTGCTCAAAAAGCCATGAAGGCTGTTGAGGAATTTAAAAAAGAACAAGTCTCTACTATAAAAATAAATTCAGACACTACTGAAGAACAGAATATTGAAGAAATTAATAATGCTCCTGCTGTAAAGGTTATTAATTCTATTATAGAGCAAGCTGTAAGAAACCGAGCCAGCGATATACATATCGAGCCTTTTGAAGAATATATTAAAATCAGATTCAGAACTGATGGTCAGCTATGTGAAATAATGCGCCCAGAAATTGACATAATGCCTGCGATTTCTGCACGTATAAAGATTATAGGTGGTATGAACATTGCGGAGAAAAGGCTGCCACAGGACGGCAGGATAAGTATAGAGGTTGACGGCAGAGAATATGACCTAAGAGTTTCAATTCTTCCAACAATTTTTGGGGAGAAAATCGTTATAAGGATTGCAGATAAAAAAGCTTTTGTTTTAAGCAGGAGCCAGCTAGGATTTAATGAATATGAGGAAAAGCAGTTTCACAAGATGCTTCTTAATCCACATGGTATTATTCTGGTAACCGGGCCAACAGGAAGCGGGAAAACTACTACCCTTTACAGTGCAATTAGTGAAATTAACAGCCCTGATATCAATATTATAACGGTTGAGGACCCTGTAGAGTGCGTTATCGAAGGGGTTAATCATGTTCAGGTTAATACAAAAACAGGTATGACTTTTGCGACGGGACTCAGGTCTATTCTCAGACAAGACCCCGATGTAATTATGATTGGTGAAATACGTGACAGAGAGACTGCTGAAATAGCTGTAAGAGCAGCAATAACCGGACATCTGGTTCTTAGTACGCTCCATACAAATGATGCACCAAGCTCGGTTTTAAGGCTGATAGATATGGGGATTGAACCCTACATGGTTTCATCGTCGATTGTTGGTGTTATTGCTCAGCGATTATACAAAAAAATTTGCAATAATTGTAAAATAGAATATACAGCAAATGATGATGAGAAAAGAATCTTGGGCATTACCGATAAAGAGACTGTTTTATACAAGGGGAGAGGTTGTCCCATGTGCAATCGTACCGGGTACAGAGGACGACATGGAGTCTATGAGTTGATATCAATTACAAAAAAGCATAAGGAAATGATTAGTAATAGGTGTTCGGAAGTAGAGTTAAGGAATTATTCTATACAAAATGGAATGGTTACTTTAAGAGATAATTTAGTAAAAAAGGTGCTGGCAGGAGATACAACCATTGATGAATTAGTCCGCATAGCATATTCAAATGATTAA